A window from Drosophila nasuta strain 15112-1781.00 chromosome 3, ASM2355853v1, whole genome shotgun sequence encodes these proteins:
- the LOC132789449 gene encoding LOW QUALITY PROTEIN: SH3 domain-binding protein 5 homolog (The sequence of the model RefSeq protein was modified relative to this genomic sequence to represent the inferred CDS: deleted 1 base in 1 codon): MSNTEDSELDPQIQIELENLNSATDEINKLEIELEEANSTFRILLNESTRRLKLSSKKLGNCIEKARPYYDSLDKAREAQIECQQAAVKFQRANEIHAAAKETVALAEQRFMSNSHEWQFDNAWQEMLNHATQKVMDAEKQKADCHAEHQRRTRLFHAAEQKLQQLEDRFRRSINKSRPYFEEKQVCQDQLQTQKNRIQELQQQVGCAKSTYSTALRNLERISEDIHRQRGDYPTLSASPPPPGTREPGVGAELNTPTSSALPSLPDFQLELEKCDYPSIAGSQMSLGATLVTQSSTVETEDEAEDDNVCDYDESTTLGNDLRGIVDERQLEALRQKVKILAVRPIEGGDGQQQNDVWEHELKATVDKLDHLMMLKEAAKHQQTERAKSTELRPVSLGAEALKRHTDVDDVDARDVIIKITAPATSVAHSLPVTPQHQASGAATSIKKLQQQLAPLPSVNVSMRELPLLARLSNELLDRSSAAMGSVRRQLRRRSLE, translated from the exons ATTGAACTGGAGAATCTCAATAGTGCTACAGATGAGATTAATAAACTGGAAATCGAATTGGAG GAGGCTAACTCAACATTTCGCATACTTTTAAACGAGTCCACGCGGCGCCTAAAACTCTCCTCGAAGAAGTTGGGCAACTGCATAGAGAAGGCGCGTCCCTACTATGATTCGCTGGACAAGGCTCGCGAAGCGCAAATCGAGTGCCAGCAGGCAGCAGTCAAATTTCAGCGCGCCAATG AGATCCATGCCGCAGCCAAGGAGACAGTAGCGTTGGCCGAGCAGCGTTTCATGTCCAACTCACACGAATGGCAATTCGACAATGCCTGGCAGGAGATGTTGAATCATGCCACCCAA AAAGTGATGGACGCAGAGAAACAGAAAGCCGATTGTCATGCCGAACATCAACGACGCACACGCCTCTTTCATGCTGCCGAACAGAAGCTACAGCAGCTGGAAGATCGCTTCAGGCGCAGCATCAACAAGTCGCGTCCCTATTTCGAGGAGAAGCAGGTCTGCCAGGACCAACTACAGACACAAAAGAACCGCATACAGGAGCTGCAACAGCAGGTGGGATGTGCCAAGTCGACATATTCCACAGCGCTGCGAAATCTCGAACGCATCAGCGAAGACATACACAGACAGCGAGGCGATTATCCAACGTTAAGCGCCTCTCCGCCACCGCCCGGAACGCGAGAGCCCGGCGTGGGTGCTGAACTGAATACACCCACCTCCAGTGCGTTGCCATCGCTGCCCGACTTCcagctggagctggagaaATGCGACTATCCATCGATAGCAGGCAGCCAAATGTCACTCGGCGCCACACTTGTCACACAGTCCTCCACGGTGGAAACCGAGGATGAGGCCGAGGATGACAATGTCTGCGACTACGATGAGTCCACCACATTGGGCAATGATCTCCGCGGCATCGTTGACGAACGCCAGCTGGAGGCGTTGCGACAAAAGGTTAAGATCTTGGCAGTGCGTCCCATTGAGGGAGGCGACGGGCAGCAGCAGAATGATGTGTGGGAACACGAATTGAAGGCCACTGTCGACAAGTTGGATCATCTGATGATGCTTAAGGAAGCGGCCAAGCATCAGCAAACCGAGCGCGCAAAATCCACAGAACTACGACCTGTTTCACTGGGCGCCGAGGCGCTGAAACGACACACTGATGTCGACGATGTGGATGCCAGGGATGTGATCATCAAGATCACTGCACCCGCCACCTCAGTTGCCCACAGCCTGCCCGTTACGCCACAGCACCAGGCCAGCGGTGCGGCGACTTCCATAAagaagctgcaacaacagttgGCTCCGCTGCCATCGGTGAATGTTTCCATGCGCGAGTTGCCGTTACTGGCGAGACTCTCGAATGAGTTGCTCGATCGGAGCAGTGCTGCCATGGGCAGCGTACGTCGCCAACTGAGACGTCGCTCCCTcgaatag
- the LOC132789450 gene encoding SAM50-like protein CG7639, giving the protein MSQTPPKDPNSKYDLSKIGARVDRVNVNGLLRTHNDYVLRAADGLFKADNFQDMMIEAMAAKSYLHELGIFKDVSVHIDISRGADATPQGYEITLKGNEYSRIMGSAGTEIGQNEGSLRTELTIPNVLGRGESISLQGSYSSTRANDLQLKFWKPFFHTRFRENRPEMSFSVFRQTDRYDISSFQTTNLGYLVDLSAHTMLGVDLTHSLQYENSIRDVSLLNKSVPIAIRDHCGPKLASLLRYSVIFDNRDSNVFPTKGVLLKSVNEYCGLGGNISYTSSTAHGEVNVPLFAGLVAQFCGRVGVMKETKKTTILPINNLFYCGGPLTLRGFKYGGAGPVVDGTPIGAQTFWCTGAHLWTPLPFAGVFKGLASHFRMHFFYNMGNSNSFNTDNMRSAYGMGIAVKLAERARIELNYCVPVRRQNTDKVLNGFQFGIGYEFV; this is encoded by the exons ATGTCACAAACACCGCCCAAGGATCCAAACAGTAAATACGATCTGAGCAAAATTGGAGCACGAGTTGATCGAGTCAATGTGAATGGCTTGCTGAGGACTCACAATGATTACGTATTGCGGGCAGCCGATGGCCTCTTTAAGGCTGACAATTTTCAGGACATGATGATCGAAGCAATGGCGGCCAAATCATATCTGCATGAACTGGGCATCTTCAAGGATGTGAGCGTACATATTGATATCAGTCGTGGTGCAGATGCCACGCCCCAAGGCTATGAAATAACACTCAAGGGCAACGAATACTCGAGGATTATGGGTTCGGCGGGCACTGAAATTGGCCAGAACGAAGGTTCGCTCCGCACAGAGCTGACCATACCGAATGTGCTTGGTCGCGGTGAAAGCATCTCGCTGCAGGGCAGCTACAGCAGCACCAGAGCCAATGATCTGCAACTGAAGTTCTGGAAGCCCTTTTTCCATACACGATTCCGTGAGAATCGACCAGA AATGTCCTTCAGCGTGTTCCGGCAAACGGATCGATATGACATAAGCTCGTTTCAGACCACTAACTTGGGCTATTTGGTGGACTTGAGTGCACACACAATGCTGGGCGTGGAT CTCACACACTCGCTGCAGTATGAGAACTCCATTAGGGACGTGAGTTTGTTGAACAAATCCGTGCCCATCGCCATACGTGATCATTGTGGACCAAAGTTGGCTTCACTTTTGCGGTACTCGGTGATCTTTGACAATCGCGACAGCAACGTATTCCCCACAAAGGGCGTTCTATTGAAGTCAGTCAACGAATATTGCGGACTGGGTGGAAACATTTCATACACCAGCAGCACAGCCCATGGCGAAGTGAATGTGCCGCTATTTGCGGGATTGGTGGCACAATTCTGTGGCCGTGTCGGCGTCATGAAGGAGACCAAAAAGACCACAATACTGCCCATTAACAATTTGTTCTACTGTGGCGGACCTTTGACGCTGCGAGGCTTTAAATATGGCGGCGCTGGACCAGTTGTCGATGGCACTCCCATCGGTGCCCAGACTTTCTGGTGCACTGGCGCACATCTGTGGACTCCGCTGCCGTTTGCCGGCGTCTTTAAGGGACTCGCTAGTCATTTTAGAATGCATTTCTTCTATAATatgggcaacagcaacagttttAACACAG ACAACATGCGCAGCGCCTACGGCATGGGAATTGCTGTAAAGCTGGCGGAACGTGCTCGCATCGAGTTGAACTACTGTGTACCTGTGCGCCGGCAAAACACTGACAAGGTTTTGAATGGTTTCCAGTTTGGCATTGGCTACGAGTTTGTCTAA